In the Desulfotignum balticum DSM 7044 genome, one interval contains:
- a CDS encoding M48 family metallopeptidase, protein MEALIHNNKHSVIYGRKSIDFSLLYCDRKTMEIAVHPDSTVIVKAPVQSDITLIEKKIIKRARWILKALNYFKQFNPKTPDRCYVNGETHLYLGKQYRLKLAESTENSAKLSRGFFHITCRNEPTPNVVKKLLNQWYSEKAQLQFAESMDRCWQKYNGLGIDQPKLSIKRMQKRWGSLSDKGTVTLNTDLIRAPKECIDYVVTHELCHLKYHDHSPEFYKLLDSVIPGWEKIKHKLEVGMS, encoded by the coding sequence ATGGAGGCATTAATCCATAACAACAAACACTCGGTTATTTACGGCCGGAAGTCCATCGATTTCAGTCTGTTGTACTGTGACAGAAAAACGATGGAAATTGCTGTGCATCCTGACAGCACAGTTATCGTTAAAGCACCCGTGCAGTCCGATATCACATTGATAGAAAAGAAAATAATAAAACGGGCTCGCTGGATTCTTAAGGCACTGAATTATTTCAAGCAGTTTAATCCAAAGACGCCTGATCGCTGTTACGTTAACGGTGAGACCCACTTGTACCTTGGAAAGCAATACCGCTTGAAATTAGCTGAAAGCACTGAAAACTCAGCGAAATTGTCTCGTGGCTTTTTTCATATCACTTGCCGGAACGAACCGACTCCAAATGTTGTCAAGAAGCTATTGAACCAATGGTATTCGGAAAAGGCACAACTTCAATTTGCAGAAAGCATGGATCGCTGCTGGCAGAAATATAATGGACTCGGCATTGATCAGCCAAAACTATCCATCAAGCGAATGCAAAAAAGATGGGGCAGCCTTTCAGACAAGGGGACAGTAACCCTCAATACAGACCTGATCAGAGCGCCTAAAGAATGCATTGACTATGTTGTTACGCATGAGCTGTGTCACCTGAAATATCATGATCATAGCCCAGAGTTTTATAAGCTCCTCGACTCTGTTATCCCGGGCTGGGAAAAGATAAAACACAAACTCGAGGTTGGCATGTCATAA